The sequence below is a genomic window from Candidatus Nanopelagicales bacterium.
CTTCATTCTCGCGCTGGCACGCACTCCGGAACAAGGGTCTTTGGACCTCACTTGCGACTAAAGACCCTTCCGCCGAGCCAGTCAGGCTTGGCAGGCTGGAACTGCCGGGTTGAGACGAACGTGACGGCGAGGTGAGAACGATGACTGGCCAGGGCATCGACGTTGAGGAAGTGCAACGTCGCGGAACGGTGGTGGTGGGCGTAGATGGATCTGAGCCGAGCATCCTGGCTCTGTGGTGGGCCGTTGAACAGGCCGAGGTGCGCGACTGCGTGATCCACGCCGTGCGCGTCTGGCAGTCGCCCTTCGGTATTGGTATCCCGCCGCCAACCCGCTCGTCCCTACCCAAATGGGGCACGAGTCACTGGGGCGCGTCGGTGCTGCTGGAGTTGCGCGACACGGTTGGGCAAGCGTTGCCACACCGCCCCGACGGTTTGCGGATCAGCACCGTCGAGGGCAATCCCGCCGCGAGCCTCCTGCGGGTATGCGCCGATGACGATGCAGAGTTGTTGGTGGTCGGTCATCGGGGTCTCGGCGGGTTCGCGCAGATGCTGGTGGGCTCGGTCAGTGAGCAGTGCTTCCTGCACGCCCAGTGCCCGGTCGTGGTGATCCGCGGTTGACGTAGGCGCACCACCGGGCAGGGGGGCCTGCCGAAACGACCTTGCGTGGATCTTGATCTCGTGCAAGCCTGCCTTACACCGGCCGTCGCATTCTGGAGGTGTCGAACGTGCCCGATTCGATTGACCTCTACCGAGTGCTCGCTGAAAACGCCACCGACGTTGTCTCGCTGGTAAACCCCGACGGAACGTTCGCCTGGGTATCGCCGTCGGTGGAGGACCTGCTCGGTTGGCG
It includes:
- a CDS encoding universal stress protein, coding for MTGQGIDVEEVQRRGTVVVGVDGSEPSILALWWAVEQAEVRDCVIHAVRVWQSPFGIGIPPPTRSSLPKWGTSHWGASVLLELRDTVGQALPHRPDGLRISTVEGNPAASLLRVCADDDAELLVVGHRGLGGFAQMLVGSVSEQCFLHAQCPVVVIRG